AACTCCCGAGTCCGTGAGGACAGCAGATTTCGAATCTGCCGCCTTGGCCAGGCTAGGCTACTCCGGCACACTACCATCTATTCCGTCCTCCACTTAGTCGGTTTCGGTTCTGGTTGCTGTGTCGGTCAGTTTTGCAGACAATAGCGGTGTTACTCACCTTGCTCAAAATAAAACATCTCCGGCAACCGCGGCTCAAGTTCTTGTTGTGTAAACAGCTGCACTTCCCGCTGCTGCTGTCCCAATTGCACCGATGAGGCAGGGAACGAAGTAATTACTAAAACTGACCGGTGCAGCAACGTTGGCTGTGATCAAAATGAAAGCAACAATAAAGAACAAGAGATGCCCGCCAGCCGTCGAAGCAGCCGCTGTCGCGTACACCTGTGACGGTGGTTCTCCAGAGAGGACAGAGCCGGTCTGGAGTCCCGCGATCACTCCTAAGACAGGACCGAACAGAACGAGTGTGATGATTGCAGGTTCGAAGATGCCCCGGACATCCGGGGAGCCAACCACTGCATAGCCAGCGATACCAACTCCAAAACCAGTGACGAAAAAGAGTGCAAGTACCGACTTGATCTGTCGTACCGTACTCTCTTTTTTGAAAATCTCACCGATCTCATCGTATGACCTGATCTCGTCGTGGTGTCGCTGTGGCTGTACGTCGGGAATCGCGGTTTTTTCCGATTGACTGCCCCTGTTATCTGACTCTCCGTCCAACTCCGAGGAGGCAGATTGTGCGTTCGATCGATTGTTGGTGTCGAATTCGTTAGTGGGCATCCATAGCGAATTCCTCACACATTGGATTCAAACTATCGATATGATTGTAAAGTCACAATCATTGAATAAGAGAAGAAGAAAGCGATTAGCTCAGCAGTGACGTCATTAAAAGACACAAAAAACTGTTGTTTGGAACGACGTGTCGTGTCCTTTCAGGGATACTCAGTGATGGTGAGCGAGTATCCGCCGCTACCGCTGTAGGAATCAGCGAGTATGTGCAGCGGCGTCGAACTGTCGGGATTGTCGATGGTGATCGACTCTTGGCTGTTGCTCGACCACGAGCGGTGGGTGTAGCTCGAAGTGGATGGACAAGTTCCAGTTCCTTCGTTCACGAAGAGGTCGAAGTCAGCACTCGATGGGCCATCGAGTTCGACGACAACCTGACTCGGTGCGCTCGACTCCCACGACCACTCCCAACAATCGCTGTCTGCAGAGCTTGACAGCGAATCAGAGAGAGTCTCTGTATACGGATCACCGCCACCACCACCGCCGTCTCCAGGTTGGGTGGTAACAGCGTTACCAGCATCGACGCGGCCACTGCCCTGCTCATCGCTCGGGAGACCAATATCAGCAGCAGTGTTCTTGAGATGGCTCCGGAGTTCGCTGTTCGTGAGATCCCATTTGGCAAGCGTGAGTCCAGCGACACCGGCCACCACTGGTGTCGCCATCGAGGTTCCCGAAATTGTATTGTAGCCGTCGTCGGTCCACGACGAGAGAACGTCCGTTCCCGGCGCTGCGAGTTCGACCGAGCTACCATACTGGGAATACGATGCAAGTGATCCGTCGGAATCGAGTGCCGAGACCGCCACACACTCGCTGTATGCCGCTGGGTACGAGACACCCTGGGTGCCTGAATTGCCTGCCGCGGCGACCACGAGCGCGCCATTGCTAGTGGCGTAGGAGACCGCATTTTTCATCGTTTGGGTGTAGCCACCGCCACCCAACGAGAGATTGATCACGTCTGCGCCTTGGTCGGCGGCCCACTCGATTCCGTCTGCAATGTCGCTGGTCGACCCACTGCCAGCCTCGCTTAGCACGCGACCAGAGAGAATCGTCGAGTTACCGATCCCTGTCACCCCGGTACCGTTGTCGACACCTGCGGCCGCAATGCCCGCGACGTGCGTCCCGTGATACTCTTCGGACATGCTGTCCGGATACGGATCGCTATCGTCATCAACGAAGTCATAGCCTGGATCACTGGCCATGTTCCCCGAAAGATCCGGGTGATCGTACTTCACGCCTTGATCAATCACAGCGATGGTCACGCCAGCATCACCTAAGGTGTCATCCCACGCGGTGGCGGCATTCACCATCTGATCAGCGTACTGATCGCCGTACTGAGGGTCGTTTGGCTGATACTGTGTGTGATACGTCGCGTTCGGCTCGACGTATTTGACTGGGCCACGACTCTTTACAGCCTGTGCTAGGGACGTTTGTGCCTGTGTGCTAGCCTGATCGGGCAGTTCGACAGCAGCGTATCCCAGATTGTCGTTCTCGTGAACAACGCGTGCCCCGCTCGGAAGATGCGGTGTGACCGCCGTGCGCGTACCACTCGCCGTCGAGCTCACACCAACCAACAACTCGTTTGTCTTCGGTCCCGGTGTGCGCCCGGGTACCGCTGATGCGAACCCAGTGAGCCCTGCAAGCCCCGCGAGTCCGCTCAATTGTAAAAATGTCCGTCGGTCTAAGGTGTCATTTCCTCGCATACCCGAACCAACAGATGGATTAATAACACATAAATCTATTCATATTTAATATAATATATTATTTAAATACATTAGATTGCAAGTATGATTTAGTAGTAGTTGATCCAATTCGAATGATTTTGGTGAACATTGGCATCGATAGTTTTTGATTTGTGATAAAACAGTAGTTAACCGACAACCGCAATACATTATTATTTCTAAAGATATAAAAGAGATAAGCCCATTAGAAGGTTATCGGAGACACCAAAATCATCGTGTTATCACAAAGATCGAAATCGGCCTGTTTTTTACCTCGGTTTACCAACGTGAGCAAGAGGGACCAGCGATAATGTCGGCGCAGTTCAAATTGGAAGTGGGGGAGTTGTGAGCATGCTCGGATTGGACGTACTCGTCGTCCTTATACTTGCACTCGGTGTCATCGCTCAGGTACTATCTAGTCGATTCGAAGTCCCGAGTGTTCTCTTTTTACTCATCACGGGAATCATCGTTGGACCAGAGGGACTAGGACTGGTCGCAGTCGATTCGTTCGGTGAGTCTCGGACGACGATTATCGGACTCAGTGTAGCGATCATCATGTTCGAGGCGGCGTTCCATCTCAAAATAGAGAAGTTTCGAGAGGCCCCAAAGACGACGTTTCGACTCGTTACCACCGGTGCAGTGATTGCCCTTGTCGGGACTGCCATCGCCGTCCGTGTGTTTCTCGATGCGTCGTGGCAGGTGGCGTTTCTCATCGGAGCACTGCTGGTAGCAACGGGACCGACGGTCATCACCCCCATTTTGAACACGGTTCGATTACGCGATCGGGTTGGTGCAGCACTTGAGACAGAAGGAGTAACGAACGATGTTACCGCGTCTATACTCGCAGTCGCGGTGTTTCATTTCATCATCGCACCAGACACCAACATCAACACCATCTTCAGTTCGTTCATCAAACGGCTCGGTACGGGCGTCCTCATCGGACTGGTCGTTGCGGTGCTGGTTTGGTATCTTCTGGAACACGTCGAATTCGCTTCGGGCGACGCATCACAAGAAGCCCGCTTGCTCACGCTGGCCGGTGCTCTCGTCGCGTTTACTACTGCAAACGCAATACCGGAAGCAGAAGAGGCAGGGATCGCAGCAGCCGTGACTGCTGGGATTATTCTGGGTAACGTAAATCTATCCTACGAGGAAGAAATCGAGGCGTTCAAGGGCGATTTATCGCTGATCGTCCTCTCGTTCGTCTTCATCGTCCTGGGAACGCTGATTCAGTTCGATGCGTTGTTCTCGGCCGGATTCGGTGGTCTCGCGGTCGTGGTCGCAGTCGTTGCCGTGATTCGACCGCTCATTGTGCTTTCTGCAACATACGGAACGCAGATAACCAAGCGAGAACGGATCTGGATGTCTGCAGTGGCACCGCGCGGAATCATTCCCGCCAGTGTTGCGACGCTGTTCGCGCTCGAACTACGGGCCCACGGCATGGCCGACGCCGCGACGCTGCTCGCGGGAACCGTGTTCCTCGTTATCCTCATTACTATTGTCTTCCAAGGAGGACTAGCCAGACACCTCGCGGAATACCTGAATGTGATACCTATGCGTGCAATCATCGTGGGCGGCGGCCGGGTTGGCCGCGCGCTTGCAGAACGTTTGGATGATCGAGGCGAGAACGTCGTTATTATCGATAACGATAACGAATCAATTGAAGCTGCCCGTGCGATGGGATTCACCGTACAGCGCGGTGACGCGACGGATTTGGAAGTGTTGCGCGATGCGGGCGCGGAACACGCAAAGATCGTTGCAGCAGCGGCTGGAGACGACGACGTGAATCTGCTCGTTGCACAACTTGCAAGAACGTCCTTTGGAATCGACACCATCATCGCCCGATCGAATAACCGTTCGAACGTCGATGCCTTCGAAGAACTCGGTGTCCGTACCATTTCCACCGGCCTCTCAGTCGCGTGGGCGATGGACAACGCCATCGAACGACCCGCGCTCTCACACTGGATGAACGAACTCGGGCGAAGCGGAGACGTACAAGAAGTAGAAATCACTAGCGACAAGCTGGTCGGAAAACAAATCCAAGATATCGGAGATGAACTTCCGAACGGCTGTATCATCGGTCTCGTGAGCCGAGATGGAGACAACGTCGTCCCGACATCGAATTTCGAACTCGAAAAAGGCGACCATCTCACGATTATCGGCCGAAAAGAAGCAGTCCGAGACGCAATCTCGCTTTGTCATCCAGAACGCGTCCGAGCGTGAGCCTCGAATAAGAACCTAAGTTCAAATTCGAATCCAAGTATTTTCACATTTAATGGTGTGATCACGTTCCGACTGCTTTCTGTATCGGTACGTCTAACTAGCGGGGAAGATGTGTGAATAGAGACACGAGGAAAGCCATGGAGACCAACACAGACACCACGGGAACAGAGGGAGCGGACATCGATATCGACGAAGGCGGTGCAGTGTGTGAACAGATCGTCGATGCAGTCGGTTCAGGCGTTGTTTGCGAGCGAACGTTCGTCGAGCGAGTTTTGCTCGGTATCCTCGCACGTGGACACATTCTGTTAGAGGATGTTCCGGGAACAGGAAAGACGCTCACTGCTCGTTCAATCGCCACTGCGCTTGGGCTATCGTTCTCGCGGATTCAATTCACACCAGATCTCCTTCCGAGCGACGTGACAGGGACGTTCATCTATAACGAAGAGCAACAGGAGTTCGAATTCTCCTCGGGCCCGATCTTTGCTAGTGTCGTCCTTGCAGACGAGATAAATCGTGCACCGCCCAAAACGCAGAGCGCGCTCCTTGAGGCAATGGAAGAACGACAGGTGACGGTCGATGGCGAGACGCATCAGCTGCCAGAGCCGTTTTTCGTTATTGCGACGCAGAATCCGATCGAGATGGAGGGTACCTTCGAGCTACCCGAGGCACAGATCGACCGCTTTACTGTCAAAACGAGCATGGGGTATCCCGATCTCGATGGAGAGATTGAACTCCTCCGTCGGCGGGCGAATCGCACCGAACGTAGCCCGAGCGTAGAACAGGTACTCACGTCCAAAGAGGTAGATACGATCCGCTCTCTTCCAGAAGCAGTCCGTGTAGACGACGATCTCGTCCAGTATATCGCCGCCATCGCACGTGAAACACGGAACGATCACCGCGTTTCTGTCGGTGTCAGCCCACGAGGGACACAGCAATTGTTCGAAACCGCACGAGCACAGGCAGTCATTGAGGGAC
The nucleotide sequence above comes from Halocatena marina. Encoded proteins:
- a CDS encoding AAA family ATPase, translating into MDIDEGGAVCEQIVDAVGSGVVCERTFVERVLLGILARGHILLEDVPGTGKTLTARSIATALGLSFSRIQFTPDLLPSDVTGTFIYNEEQQEFEFSSGPIFASVVLADEINRAPPKTQSALLEAMEERQVTVDGETHQLPEPFFVIATQNPIEMEGTFELPEAQIDRFTVKTSMGYPDLDGEIELLRRRANRTERSPSVEQVLTSKEVDTIRSLPEAVRVDDDLVQYIAAIARETRNDHRVSVGVSPRGTQQLFETARAQAVIEGREYVTPDDIKQIADSVLSHRLVLTTDAHVNGVQKDSVLADVLDEIPVPTV
- a CDS encoding S8 family peptidase — encoded protein: MRGNDTLDRRTFLQLSGLAGLAGLTGFASAVPGRTPGPKTNELLVGVSSTASGTRTAVTPHLPSGARVVHENDNLGYAAVELPDQASTQAQTSLAQAVKSRGPVKYVEPNATYHTQYQPNDPQYGDQYADQMVNAATAWDDTLGDAGVTIAVIDQGVKYDHPDLSGNMASDPGYDFVDDDSDPYPDSMSEEYHGTHVAGIAAAGVDNGTGVTGIGNSTILSGRVLSEAGSGSTSDIADGIEWAADQGADVINLSLGGGGYTQTMKNAVSYATSNGALVVAAAGNSGTQGVSYPAAYSECVAVSALDSDGSLASYSQYGSSVELAAPGTDVLSSWTDDGYNTISGTSMATPVVAGVAGLTLAKWDLTNSELRSHLKNTAADIGLPSDEQGSGRVDAGNAVTTQPGDGGGGGGDPYTETLSDSLSSSADSDCWEWSWESSAPSQVVVELDGPSSADFDLFVNEGTGTCPSTSSYTHRSWSSNSQESITIDNPDSSTPLHILADSYSGSGGYSLTITEYP
- a CDS encoding cation:proton antiporter, which translates into the protein MLGLDVLVVLILALGVIAQVLSSRFEVPSVLFLLITGIIVGPEGLGLVAVDSFGESRTTIIGLSVAIIMFEAAFHLKIEKFREAPKTTFRLVTTGAVIALVGTAIAVRVFLDASWQVAFLIGALLVATGPTVITPILNTVRLRDRVGAALETEGVTNDVTASILAVAVFHFIIAPDTNINTIFSSFIKRLGTGVLIGLVVAVLVWYLLEHVEFASGDASQEARLLTLAGALVAFTTANAIPEAEEAGIAAAVTAGIILGNVNLSYEEEIEAFKGDLSLIVLSFVFIVLGTLIQFDALFSAGFGGLAVVVAVVAVIRPLIVLSATYGTQITKRERIWMSAVAPRGIIPASVATLFALELRAHGMADAATLLAGTVFLVILITIVFQGGLARHLAEYLNVIPMRAIIVGGGRVGRALAERLDDRGENVVIIDNDNESIEAARAMGFTVQRGDATDLEVLRDAGAEHAKIVAAAAGDDDVNLLVAQLARTSFGIDTIIARSNNRSNVDAFEELGVRTISTGLSVAWAMDNAIERPALSHWMNELGRSGDVQEVEITSDKLVGKQIQDIGDELPNGCIIGLVSRDGDNVVPTSNFELEKGDHLTIIGRKEAVRDAISLCHPERVRA